A genome region from Glycine max cultivar Williams 82 chromosome 5, Glycine_max_v4.0, whole genome shotgun sequence includes the following:
- the LOC102661568 gene encoding gibberellin 2-beta-dioxygenase, whose product MVVHSHQSALNELFLVKASCKSRFMWVPEVDLTHPEAKTVIVKACQEFGLFKVVNYGVPLELMTHLENEALKFFMQSQCQKDKAGPPDPYGYGSKRIGTNGDLGWVEYLLLNTNPDVISPKTLQLFEQNPEVFRCAVEEYIGAVKKMCCEVLELMADGLEIEPRNVFSRMIRDERSDSCFRMNRYPACPELRVEALSGRNLIGFGEHTDPQIISVLRSNNTSGLQMCLRDGTWASIQPDHTSFFVNVGDLLQVMTNGSFKSVKHRVLANSSMSRLSMIYFGGPPLNEKIAPLPSLVSREEESLYRELTWREYKNAAYKSKLSDNRLSLFDKFADHSDKSPL is encoded by the exons ATGGTTGTTCATTCTCACCAATCTGCACTAAACGAGTTATTTCTCGTGAAAGCATCATGCAAGAGCAGGTTCATGTGGGTGCCCGAGGTTGATCTCACGCACCCCGAGGCCAAGACGGTCATAGTCAAGGCATGTCAAGAGTTCGGTTTGTTCAAGGTGGTCAACTATGGTGTACCACTGGAATTGATGACCCATTTGGAGAATGAAGCACTCAAGTTCTTCATGCAGTCCCAATGTCAAAAAGACAAGGCTGGTCCTCCAGACCCTTATGGGTATGGAAGCAAGAGAATTGGCACAAACGGTGATCTGGGTTGGGTTGAGTACCTACTCCTCAACACAAACCCTGATGTTATCTCTCCCAAAACACTCCAACTTTTTGAACAAAACCCAGAAGTGTTCAG GTGCGCGGTGGAGGAATACATAGGGGCAGTGAAGAAGATGTGCTGTGAAGTGTTGGAGCTAATGGCTGATGGGTTGGAGATAGAACCAAGGAACGTGTTCAGCAGAATGATAAGGGATGAGAGAAGCGATAGCTGCTTTAGAATGAACCGGTACCCAGCATGTCCAGAGCTTAGAGTTGAGGCATTGAGTGGACGAAATTTGATTGGGTTCGGAGAGCACACAGACCCACAGATAATATCTGTCCTGAGATCCAACAACACATCAGGACTGCAAATGTGTCTCCGGGATGGGACTTGGGCTTCTATCCAACCTGATCACACTTCCTTTTTCGTCAATGTTGGTGACCTTTTGCAG GTGATGACGAATGGAAGCTTTAAAAGTGTTAAGCATAGGGTATTAGCCAATTCAAGCATGTCAAGACTTTCAATGATCTACTTTGGAGGACCACCATTGAATGAAAAGATTGCACCTTTACCTTCACTCGTGTCAAGGGAAGAAGAGAGTTTGTACAGAGAATTGACATGGCGGGAATACAAGAATGCAGCATACAAGTCAAAGCTCTCTGATAATAGGCTTAGTCTTTTTGACAAATTTGCTGATCACAGTGACAAATCTCCATTGTGA